A section of the Elizabethkingia anophelis R26 genome encodes:
- a CDS encoding CitMHS family transporter encodes MLTFLGFLMIAIFMGLIMNKKMTPLTALVLVPVLIALLAGFGPELGTMMKEGVKEIALTGVMLIFAILYFSLMIDTGLFEPLVQFILKIVGDNPVKTTIGTALLTTLVSLDGDGSSTYIIVVAAMLPLYKKQGMNPLVLTCIIMLAGGIMNILPWGGPTARVMSSLKLGHTEIFVPMIPVMVIGIIWVFIVAYILGIKEKKRISKYGKFTKYNKQDIVGDEDNTLRRPKLLIINFILTVILLCVMILDIIPLGIAFMIAFCIAAIINYPKLKDQQKIISKHAGNALSVAGMIFGAGIFTGILNGTGIMQAMGNSMIEIIPKSWGGFLNVITAVFSVPLTFFLTNDAYYFGILPIITATGTQLGIPPDVLGRASLVGQASHLLSPLVPSTYLLVSLAGVEFSDHLKFTLKWAIGSSIVMLVGALILGII; translated from the coding sequence ATGCTTACATTTCTTGGTTTTTTAATGATTGCTATTTTCATGGGGCTCATCATGAATAAAAAAATGACACCTCTTACTGCTTTGGTTTTGGTGCCGGTTCTTATTGCTTTGTTAGCAGGTTTCGGTCCGGAACTGGGTACAATGATGAAGGAAGGTGTAAAAGAAATTGCACTTACAGGGGTAATGCTCATTTTTGCGATCTTATATTTTAGCTTAATGATTGACACGGGGCTTTTTGAGCCGCTTGTGCAGTTTATATTGAAAATTGTAGGGGATAATCCTGTAAAAACTACAATAGGAACAGCCCTTCTTACAACATTGGTTTCTTTGGATGGAGATGGCTCTTCTACTTATATTATTGTGGTGGCAGCAATGCTTCCGCTCTACAAAAAACAGGGAATGAACCCTCTTGTGCTTACCTGCATTATTATGCTGGCGGGCGGTATTATGAATATTCTGCCCTGGGGAGGTCCTACAGCCCGTGTGATGAGCTCTCTAAAACTCGGGCATACTGAAATATTTGTTCCAATGATTCCGGTAATGGTTATAGGGATTATCTGGGTCTTTATTGTTGCTTACATTTTAGGGATAAAAGAAAAAAAGAGAATAAGCAAATACGGAAAATTCACCAAGTACAACAAGCAGGACATCGTTGGAGATGAGGACAATACACTTCGGCGTCCCAAGCTTCTGATCATCAATTTTATACTTACAGTTATTCTTCTTTGTGTAATGATTCTCGATATTATCCCTTTAGGAATTGCATTTATGATTGCATTTTGTATTGCAGCAATTATTAACTATCCTAAGCTGAAAGACCAGCAGAAAATAATTTCAAAACATGCCGGCAATGCATTATCGGTTGCAGGAATGATTTTTGGAGCCGGAATCTTTACAGGAATATTAAATGGTACAGGTATTATGCAGGCGATGGGGAATAGCATGATAGAGATTATCCCAAAGAGTTGGGGAGGTTTTCTGAATGTTATTACAGCAGTTTTTAGTGTTCCTCTTACGTTTTTTCTTACCAATGATGCTTACTATTTTGGGATATTACCTATTATTACGGCAACAGGAACCCAATTGGGAATTCCGCCTGATGTTTTGGGCAGAGCGAGTTTAGTAGGGCAAGCTTCACACCTTCTGAGTCCATTAGTGCCTTCTACCTATTTGCTGGTTTCTCTGGCAGGTGTTGAATTCTCGGATCACCTGAAGTTCACACTAAAGTGGGCAATTGGATCTTCAATTGTTATGCTTGTGGGAGCATTGATTCTGGGTATTATTTAG
- a CDS encoding cation:dicarboxylate symporter family transporter: MSSVSRQKTFTDTYVRSLSLYVFAAIICGALTGYYFPEIGKKLRTVSYYFFLVLEFLIVPVIFIAITYGVSYVFSIQNAFRVIMQMICYFLLITTISIALGFGFGFLLKPGADTGIDITSVGKYVSGSPVIGSGRLLYVNNYMILLLLSIAGGIAINFFKNKDRVLLFLDNSREIFYKLIKYLYFTLPIVVFCNIAYGISIYGINTLLPLSKLVATVYLACIIFIIGILGTVSYLFKINLWDFLISIKEEIVLVLATSSSKTSFPMIFEKMESQGYNRKILRFVIPLGYNFNLAGACIYLSIACLFLVQLYNIHLDYADYIWLFIVVSIASKTASGVPGSGFLALVFTLDRFGKIPMSEIALLYSVDRFMNEARAVTNFIGIAIGGAVISKINQKHINI; this comes from the coding sequence ATGAGTTCTGTTTCCCGACAAAAAACTTTTACTGACACATATGTAAGAAGTCTTTCTTTATATGTATTTGCTGCAATTATCTGTGGAGCATTAACGGGGTATTATTTCCCGGAAATAGGAAAGAAATTAAGGACTGTAAGCTATTACTTTTTTTTGGTTCTGGAATTCCTGATAGTGCCTGTAATCTTTATTGCAATTACTTACGGAGTCAGCTATGTTTTCAGTATTCAAAATGCATTTCGGGTCATTATGCAAATGATTTGTTATTTTCTTCTGATTACGACAATAAGTATTGCACTGGGTTTTGGTTTTGGATTTTTATTAAAACCCGGTGCTGATACAGGAATCGATATTACATCAGTTGGTAAATATGTGTCGGGATCGCCTGTAATTGGCTCCGGAAGACTGCTGTATGTCAATAACTATATGATACTTCTTCTGTTATCAATTGCAGGAGGTATAGCTATCAATTTCTTTAAAAATAAAGACAGGGTTCTTCTGTTCTTAGATAACAGCAGGGAGATATTCTATAAACTAATAAAGTATCTGTATTTTACTCTTCCTATTGTAGTTTTCTGCAACATAGCTTACGGTATTTCTATATATGGAATCAATACCCTTTTGCCGTTGAGTAAACTTGTTGCAACGGTATATCTGGCTTGTATTATTTTTATTATAGGAATATTGGGAACGGTATCTTACCTCTTCAAAATTAATCTTTGGGATTTTCTTATAAGCATCAAAGAAGAGATTGTGCTTGTATTGGCGACTTCTTCATCAAAAACTTCTTTTCCAATGATTTTTGAAAAGATGGAATCTCAGGGTTATAACAGGAAAATCCTTCGCTTTGTGATTCCGCTTGGATATAATTTTAATCTTGCCGGTGCCTGTATTTATCTTTCAATTGCCTGTTTATTTCTTGTTCAGTTATATAACATTCATTTAGATTATGCAGACTATATCTGGCTGTTTATTGTTGTTTCAATAGCTTCAAAAACAGCATCAGGTGTTCCCGGATCAGGCTTTTTAGCTCTTGTGTTCACACTAGACAGATTTGGAAAAATTCCGATGTCAGAAATTGCCCTGTTGTATAGCGTAGACCGTTTTATGAATGAGGCCAGAGCTGTTACCAATTTTATAGGGATTGCTATTGGAGGCGCCGTTATTTCGAAAATAAATCAAAAACACATTAATATATAA
- a CDS encoding DUF2490 domain-containing protein: protein MKTKLILTFIIMIFFAGFSKGQSRDNYNMWFQYLMTAQVSDKSTLTALTQYRSFDLAYDTRLFLLNAYLDYEVAKGVKPAAGAMFLVLESYNSDNTKRIRYEKRPFQQVTLESNIGRTSISNRFRVEERFLNNPDEFIVRIRYLLSIRIPFNRKGEKEKLYGILKNEIRMNMVKDEPFDSNRITAGFGIKVGRNSAIELAFINQLETGKTSNYGFLGFRNNFDWRKKEKQ, encoded by the coding sequence ATGAAAACTAAATTAATATTAACCTTCATTATTATGATATTTTTTGCCGGTTTTTCGAAAGGCCAGAGCAGAGATAATTATAATATGTGGTTCCAGTATCTAATGACGGCTCAGGTATCGGATAAAAGTACTTTGACAGCACTTACACAGTATCGTTCTTTCGACCTGGCATATGATACAAGGCTTTTCCTGCTGAATGCCTATCTCGATTATGAAGTAGCAAAAGGAGTAAAACCTGCAGCCGGAGCTATGTTCCTTGTTCTGGAATCCTATAATTCTGATAATACCAAAAGAATACGTTACGAGAAAAGACCTTTCCAGCAGGTAACTCTGGAAAGTAATATTGGAAGAACTTCCATTTCCAATAGGTTTCGTGTGGAAGAGCGATTCCTAAACAACCCTGATGAATTTATTGTAAGAATCCGTTATCTCCTTTCCATAAGGATCCCCTTTAACAGGAAAGGAGAGAAGGAGAAGCTATATGGAATTCTGAAGAATGAAATAAGAATGAATATGGTGAAAGATGAGCCTTTTGATAGTAATCGTATAACTGCAGGATTTGGAATAAAGGTAGGAAGGAATTCTGCTATTGAATTGGCTTTTATAAACCAGCTGGAAACAGGGAAAACCAGTAATTATGGATTCTTAGGGTTCAGAAACAATTTTGACTGGAGAAAAAAAGAAAAACAATAA